The sequence TCCACCCTGATTTTTGAAGTGGAGCTCATTTCCGTTACCAGCCCGGCCACCTCCGCCGCCCCGAGCGCGCCGGTGACCAGCGACATCATCAAGGTACCTTCCGCAGAGGAACTGGCCCGCGGCGCCAAGATCGAGGTGATCAAGGCCGAAGACCTCAAACGGCTCGAAGAAGAACAACGCAAAGCCGCCGCCAAAACCCAGACCAACCAATAAGGCTCTGCCCCGCACCGGATCGAACTCATGCCGGTCTGTGGTTCCCCGGTTGATGGAGCATCCCTCGGAGCGCCTTCCGCGCCGTAATCCCGCGGCGTGATCCGTGGTTGCGTGCCCCGGTGACCCGTCACGGATGCGGATTCGTCCCGGCCACTGCCGGGAGAACCGATGGGGCGACGGGCCTTCGCACATGACCTCGGCGCTTCTGTAGCTCTCCTGCTACGGTTCGCAGTCCGGGCAAAAAATGACGTTTCTTGGCCAATCCAGGGCAAGCCAACGACCCGGATCATGTCAAAACTGTGGCCGCAACGTGGTTCTGGCGCCGGCCAGAATCCGGCCGCAGGGGTCAATGGCAGTGGCCCGGAGCAGCCGCCGCAGCGTCGGGGGTTGGCGTATGACGAGGGCGTCGCTGTGGCGAACGGGGTACGAGAAATCGGGGTTGCAATGCCTCCGGAGCACGCAAGGGGCGCGGCCGATGGGCAACGGCGCCAGAACCTTTTTCGTTTCTCAGGCGGGGGAGGCCGCCGCTGACCACCCACGTCCGTCCCTGCCGGTCCGGGTCAGAGAACCTTTCGGGAGCCTCCGGGATCCTCCATCCCCGCCGATGACGGCTTTCAGCGGCCCGAAAGTTGGGCCCGATACTGCGTGGGAGACTGACCGAGGATCCTCTTGAACACGCGGTTGAAGTGCGTCAGGGATTGGAACCCGACCTCGAACGCGATCTCACTGACCCGCAGGTTCGGGTTCAACAGCAGGTTCTTGGCCTTCTCGATCCGCACGCGCGAAAGGTAGTCGGTGAAATTGATGCCGGTGTACTTCTTGAACATCTTGCAGAAGTAAAACGTGCTTGTGTTCACCGCCCTGGCCACTCGGGTCAGCGACAGGTCCTCGGCCATGTGCTCGAGGATGTACTCCTTGGCCTTCCGGATGACCGGCGGCTCGGCATTCTTCTGCTGCAACAACACCTGGTTGCTGATGAGCGCCAGATGCTGGGCAAAAATGCTGAGCAGTTTCACCGCCGACTCGTGCTGGCGCGGTGAGACGACGCGGGTTTTGAAAAAGGCCTCCTCCAGTTGTGCGCGATCGTATTGCAGGCCCCAATCCTCCAGGGTCTTGCAAACCCGGGCAAACTGCTGGCGCGTGGGCCGCTTGCGAAACACCTGGCCGGTCTGCAAGAAGCCCACGATCTGGTTGCCGAGCCGGATGGGCACCGCCGTGTCACTGAGTCCGGCAAAACAATGGATGGTCCGCGCCCCCTCCACCGCCATTTCCACCAGCCGTTGCTGCACCTGCAGACACGCGGCGCACGACCGGCTTTGAGCCGACATCAGGCTGCAAAACGGGCTTTCATGGCGTTTGCCGTGATGCGTCAGGCGCCAGCTCTCCACGGGGCGCAACGACAGCACCAAACCGGTGGCCTCCGAAAACGCGCGCTCGTACTCCTGGTACACCTCCGACCGCAGCAGCGCCTCGATCAGGTTCCGGCTCTCTGCCGGATCCATCAAGGTCACCTTCGCTTTGTCTTGACCGGCTGAGGCCTCCCCGGTACACCCGGTTGCGCCCGTTTCGGAGGAAACAGACTCGCCACGGAGCGCGGTGGGTTGGAGCTCGGCCAGGGACTGAGCCTGCGTTGTTCGCATGGGGCCAAGCTATGCCAAACCTGCCTTGTCCACAAGTGGCGGCTCGACCGCACCCCCGTTGTCCGCAAAGGCTTCGCCCTCCGGGGCCGGCCCTGCCGGACCCGGATTGCGCGAAGGTCGAGTTGTCCTTATGTTGAGCCCCCGCAGATGAAAGACTTCTTTGCCTTGGTGGAGGATCGGCGATCGGTTCGCGCGTTTGAGGCGCGACCGGTGGAGCCGGGTTTGGTGGAACGGGTGCTCCGGGCTGCGCAACGGGCCCCGTCGGCGGGCAACCTTCAGGCCTATGAAGTGGTGGTGGTCCGCGACCCGCAGACCATCCGCTCCCTGGCAGCGCTTTGCTACAACCAAACCTTCATCGCCCAGGCGCCCGTGGTCCTGGTGTTTTGCGCCGACCCGGCCCGATCCGCCGTGAAATACGGCGCCAAGGGCGAATCCCTTTACGCCCTCCAGGACGCCACCATCGCCGCTGCCTACGCCGAATTGGCCGTGGCGGCGCTCGGCCTGGCGACCTGTTGGGTGGGCGCATTCGACGAATCGGAACTGGCCCGGCGATTGAAACTCCGACCCGGTCTCCGGCCCATCGCCCTGTTCCCCGTGGGTTGGCCGGCGGAACAGCCCGCGCGCACTCCCCGGCGACCTTTCGAAGAAGTGGTCCACGAGTATCAACCCTGATCTGCCCCAGTATTGCGCCCCTTCCGAACCGCGGGAAGGTCCGCGTCACGCCGGGCAGACTTGGATTCCCTTGCCGGCAACGGCATCCGGCGCGCCCGGGTCGACAGCAATCGGTGCGACCCGGTCGGGTGCCGGCGCACGATAACCCCTTGCGGGGGCCCGGGATCGTGTGTGCTTGCCGGTTGGCTTGCGTGAAATGCCGCGTTCGACGCAGGGCCGATTCCGCAACCCGCCACGGTGCACCTGCTTCATCGGCCCGGGGATGCCA is a genomic window of Limisphaera ngatamarikiensis containing:
- a CDS encoding helix-turn-helix domain-containing protein, which produces MDPAESRNLIEALLRSEVYQEYERAFSEATGLVLSLRPVESWRLTHHGKRHESPFCSLMSAQSRSCAACLQVQQRLVEMAVEGARTIHCFAGLSDTAVPIRLGNQIVGFLQTGQVFRKRPTRQQFARVCKTLEDWGLQYDRAQLEEAFFKTRVVSPRQHESAVKLLSIFAQHLALISNQVLLQQKNAEPPVIRKAKEYILEHMAEDLSLTRVARAVNTSTFYFCKMFKKYTGINFTDYLSRVRIEKAKNLLLNPNLRVSEIAFEVGFQSLTHFNRVFKRILGQSPTQYRAQLSGR
- a CDS encoding nitroreductase family protein, with the protein product MKDFFALVEDRRSVRAFEARPVEPGLVERVLRAAQRAPSAGNLQAYEVVVVRDPQTIRSLAALCYNQTFIAQAPVVLVFCADPARSAVKYGAKGESLYALQDATIAAAYAELAVAALGLATCWVGAFDESELARRLKLRPGLRPIALFPVGWPAEQPARTPRRPFEEVVHEYQP